In Armatimonadota bacterium, one DNA window encodes the following:
- a CDS encoding universal stress protein gives MEQGYFEGSLLVGVANPATMPRLMQLATWVALTAGCDITATRIVTVPGHDVLDLPDDSPSIVEANELLRGAVECARGTGVAVDPFVEVARSVPDGLTSAVQVEGAGLLMVGYSDDTPQVSKDEKAFDRIMHQVARSVACDLVVCKFRADRTERILAPISSDPGMRVSALVCRALSEQTGAAIRFVHIAPPGAPPNEGEPIWEQCCLHYGLDEIGQFETIRCANPDARLLDEINAADLAILVTPARHGLAQAIFGNQAERIASQATATVLLARAGSA, from the coding sequence ATGGAGCAGGGCTACTTCGAAGGGTCTCTCCTCGTGGGTGTTGCTAACCCCGCAACAATGCCGCGCCTCATGCAGCTTGCCACCTGGGTCGCACTCACTGCGGGCTGCGACATCACCGCGACGCGCATCGTGACCGTGCCCGGGCACGACGTGCTCGACCTGCCCGACGACTCGCCCTCAATCGTGGAGGCCAACGAACTGCTGCGTGGTGCTGTGGAATGCGCGCGGGGGACCGGGGTGGCCGTGGACCCCTTCGTGGAAGTGGCCCGTTCGGTGCCTGACGGTCTCACGTCCGCCGTCCAGGTCGAAGGCGCCGGGTTGCTGATGGTGGGCTACTCCGATGACACCCCGCAAGTCTCAAAGGACGAGAAGGCTTTCGACCGGATCATGCATCAGGTCGCCCGTTCCGTGGCCTGCGACCTCGTGGTCTGCAAGTTCAGGGCGGACCGGACGGAGCGCATCCTTGCCCCGATCTCCAGCGACCCGGGGATGCGCGTCAGCGCCTTGGTCTGCCGGGCCCTGTCCGAGCAGACCGGGGCCGCCATCCGCTTCGTGCACATTGCCCCACCGGGTGCGCCGCCCAACGAGGGCGAGCCCATCTGGGAGCAATGCTGCCTCCACTACGGGCTCGATGAGATCGGGCAGTTCGAAACGATCCGGTGTGCAAACCCCGACGCGCGGCTTCTCGATGAGATCAACGCCGCTGATCTGGCGATACTTGTGACGCCGGCACGGCATGGTCTGGCTCAGGCTATCTTCGGCAATCAGGCCGAGCGCATCGCCAGCCAGGCGACGGCCACGGTTCTCCTTGCACGAGCCGGCTCGGCATAG
- a CDS encoding glycosyltransferase family 9 protein produces the protein MPPAGPESVLIIRMSALGDIICALPVLRAIRDSFPETRIGWVVDSRFEDLLAPDPDIHRLHVAPVSRWKKLSKSPLAWPRLISERRALGRELRQMQYEVCLDLQGILKSGFIARAAGAKRTLHMGSGRIAKRTWLFPGERIAPISAHAVERMLPLAGAIGADISRPRFDLFIPQSDRTHAEHLFAAHSFATTGPVVALNPGAAAVHRMWAADRFATLAGRLHRELDARVVVIGGPSEVPLAQGIARDSGIDPLCTAGKTTLLQLAAVLDRCDVLVTGDTGPQHIAYALGKHVVSLFGPANPLSTGPYGPGHVVIQHSFPCQPCYAHPSCKDFACMKAIEVDEVFDAVARVLANAQPS, from the coding sequence TTGCCTCCAGCGGGTCCTGAGAGCGTCCTCATTATCCGCATGAGCGCCCTGGGCGACATCATCTGCGCCCTCCCGGTGCTGCGGGCCATCCGCGACTCCTTCCCCGAGACCCGGATCGGCTGGGTGGTGGACAGCCGCTTCGAGGATCTGCTGGCGCCCGACCCAGACATCCACCGGCTTCACGTCGCCCCGGTCTCGCGCTGGAAGAAGCTGTCGAAGTCCCCCCTCGCCTGGCCACGGCTGATTTCGGAACGCCGGGCGCTGGGCCGCGAACTGCGGCAAATGCAGTATGAGGTCTGTCTGGACTTGCAGGGGATTCTCAAGAGCGGTTTCATCGCCCGCGCAGCCGGCGCGAAGCGCACCCTTCACATGGGCAGCGGAAGGATCGCGAAGCGCACCTGGCTGTTCCCCGGAGAACGTATAGCGCCCATCAGCGCCCATGCCGTTGAGCGCATGCTGCCTCTTGCCGGCGCAATTGGGGCTGATATCTCCCGGCCGCGCTTCGACCTGTTCATCCCACAATCCGACCGGACCCATGCCGAGCACTTGTTCGCTGCCCATTCCTTTGCCACCACGGGCCCGGTTGTTGCTCTCAATCCAGGAGCCGCCGCAGTTCACCGCATGTGGGCAGCGGACAGGTTCGCGACCCTCGCAGGCCGGCTCCACCGGGAACTCGACGCCCGTGTGGTTGTTATCGGAGGGCCGTCGGAAGTGCCCCTCGCACAGGGCATCGCCCGAGACTCCGGCATTGACCCGCTCTGCACCGCGGGGAAGACCACCTTGCTGCAACTGGCGGCCGTACTGGACCGGTGTGATGTGCTGGTCACCGGCGATACCGGGCCGCAGCACATCGCTTACGCTCTGGGCAAGCATGTGGTCTCCCTCTTTGGTCCGGCAAATCCCCTGAGCACCGGGCCGTACGGTCCAGGACACGTGGTGATCCAGCACTCCTTCCCCTGCCAGCCGTGCTACGCGCACCCTTCCTGCAAGGACTTTGCCTGCATGAAAGCCATCGAGGTGGACGAAGTCTTCGACGCGGTTGCGCGTGTGCTTGCGAACGCGCAGCCCTCCTGA
- a CDS encoding DUF4091 domain-containing protein has protein sequence MRTLVVLAAILAATSAAIAAPTLEALKLTNRIPVIDGKVADDRAWEGANEASSFALLGKPDALATRATKAMFAYNDRNLYVAFVCDEPDMNALVTKVTEADGQVYLDDCVEVFIGPFRDRARYYHFVVNAAGVLRDEIGQDATWNSGARVAAARGDQSWSAEIAIPLAALDLDHTVGTTWAANFCREQQPAGEVSSWAPCKSGFHEPGSFGEITGVAPRIAPLVAGTLRGRISDLSRELAAIRGEADGYAVELSQARALSGACALFEGRLTNAARDLARRRDEATVKSAGSTVDEAQAALPELKARLAKLSLVQAAGRRGYVACTESTMTKVRPDKPYSGTPAQSVSLSLARNESEAAQLVVVPLDRALRDVQVEVSDLKGPRKSTLPASAIDVNVVGYVDVKQKSGRSPGEPGLYPDPLLPAEPVDVEKTRVQSWWITVHAPRDQPAGIYQGFVTVKPENADELRLPFTVRVWDFTLPVASRLRGSYGVGMGSVWPYYDIAPGPGIPSGWIGGAWTGADMNGVPNYFGNIEYKIAFDYEDKRDGRRSLRVNVTKVEKGAVEWPRFCYYTPPLELEPDTDYEFSVWYKTGANDPDGPSGYFGPAGSIVWPPTSGQWQQATYSFNSGNKEGIRVYLKAERVGTYWFDRARLVRKDDALGENLLPNPDFEQGDDTARDRIFDAYMLNAIKHRASPTSLVGPDISTDASGRVVMDWTRFDEKMRMYIDAGLNAFNVFWCQLPSGWGTVEAVADEARIQRSMDLLQQTQAHLDEMGWTHLAYIYTIDEPGWQAFPQVKRAFELAHTAAPKLKTLLTYGYGASRPIEPGAPRYADLAGYVDIHVPHSDCYEPIYLKKRQEMGDEIWAYVCISAQRPYLNNWAIDYPGMDHRLLFWQLFDHDITGFLYWQITYWQVNPWEDTLTYPGGNGDGSLIYPGPDGPVNSVRFELNRDGTEDYDMLVMLRDAIAALNAKGIRVNEDALLEFPQLTKSWTEYSEDPRVLENLRERIGDRLEHYTRVLSR, from the coding sequence ATGCGTACCCTTGTGGTATTAGCGGCCATACTCGCAGCAACATCGGCGGCGATAGCCGCACCGACCCTTGAGGCGCTGAAGCTCACAAACAGGATCCCGGTCATCGACGGGAAGGTGGCGGACGATCGAGCCTGGGAGGGAGCGAATGAAGCCTCCAGTTTCGCGCTTCTGGGCAAACCCGATGCCCTGGCCACGCGCGCCACGAAAGCGATGTTTGCCTATAACGACCGCAATCTCTACGTGGCATTCGTCTGTGATGAGCCCGACATGAACGCGCTGGTGACAAAGGTCACCGAGGCAGACGGACAGGTGTACCTGGACGACTGCGTGGAAGTGTTCATCGGGCCCTTCAGGGATCGTGCGCGGTACTATCACTTCGTGGTCAATGCCGCAGGCGTCCTGCGGGATGAGATCGGGCAGGATGCCACCTGGAACAGCGGCGCACGCGTGGCTGCCGCGAGAGGGGACCAGTCCTGGAGCGCCGAAATTGCCATTCCCCTGGCCGCCCTGGACCTGGATCACACCGTGGGCACCACCTGGGCCGCTAACTTCTGCCGCGAGCAGCAACCGGCCGGCGAAGTCAGCTCCTGGGCGCCCTGCAAGTCCGGATTCCATGAGCCCGGCAGTTTTGGCGAGATTACCGGGGTTGCGCCAAGAATCGCGCCCCTGGTTGCGGGTACGCTCCGCGGACGGATCAGCGATCTGTCAAGAGAACTCGCGGCGATCCGCGGCGAGGCTGACGGTTACGCGGTGGAACTGTCCCAGGCTCGGGCCTTGTCGGGCGCATGCGCCCTGTTCGAGGGGAGACTGACCAATGCTGCCCGAGATCTTGCGCGCCGTCGCGACGAGGCCACAGTGAAGTCTGCCGGGTCTACGGTCGACGAGGCGCAGGCCGCTCTGCCGGAACTCAAGGCCCGCCTGGCCAAGCTGTCTCTCGTGCAGGCTGCAGGGCGCAGGGGTTACGTCGCCTGCACCGAAAGCACCATGACCAAAGTGCGGCCTGACAAACCTTACTCCGGCACCCCGGCGCAGTCGGTCAGCCTGTCACTGGCACGCAATGAGTCCGAAGCTGCCCAACTCGTGGTGGTTCCTCTGGACCGGGCACTGCGCGACGTGCAGGTCGAGGTGTCTGATCTCAAGGGGCCGCGCAAGTCGACGCTGCCCGCTTCGGCCATTGACGTGAACGTGGTGGGCTATGTTGACGTGAAGCAGAAGTCCGGCCGCTCTCCGGGTGAACCGGGGTTGTACCCGGACCCCCTCCTGCCCGCGGAGCCCGTGGATGTGGAGAAGACCCGGGTGCAGTCGTGGTGGATCACCGTGCATGCCCCCCGGGACCAGCCCGCGGGCATTTACCAGGGCTTCGTGACGGTGAAGCCGGAGAACGCGGATGAACTGCGCCTGCCTTTCACCGTCCGGGTCTGGGACTTCACCCTTCCCGTGGCGTCGCGCTTGCGCGGGTCATACGGAGTGGGGATGGGTTCGGTTTGGCCCTACTATGACATCGCTCCCGGGCCGGGCATCCCATCGGGCTGGATCGGCGGCGCCTGGACTGGCGCCGACATGAACGGCGTGCCCAACTACTTCGGCAATATCGAATACAAGATCGCCTTCGACTATGAGGACAAGCGCGACGGCAGACGCTCGCTGCGCGTGAACGTGACCAAGGTCGAGAAAGGCGCCGTTGAGTGGCCCCGATTCTGCTACTACACTCCACCGCTGGAACTGGAACCGGACACCGACTACGAGTTCAGCGTCTGGTACAAGACGGGGGCGAACGATCCGGACGGCCCGTCGGGATACTTCGGACCTGCCGGCAGCATCGTCTGGCCCCCAACCAGCGGCCAGTGGCAGCAGGCAACCTACAGCTTCAACTCCGGCAACAAGGAAGGGATTCGCGTCTACCTCAAGGCCGAGCGCGTGGGAACCTACTGGTTCGACCGCGCAAGACTCGTGCGCAAGGACGACGCTCTGGGCGAAAACCTGCTGCCCAATCCGGACTTCGAGCAGGGCGATGACACCGCCCGCGACCGGATCTTCGACGCCTACATGCTCAACGCCATCAAGCACCGGGCCAGCCCCACCAGCCTGGTCGGGCCCGATATCAGCACCGATGCCTCGGGCCGCGTCGTTATGGACTGGACGCGATTCGATGAGAAGATGCGCATGTACATCGACGCGGGCCTGAATGCCTTCAACGTCTTCTGGTGCCAATTGCCCAGCGGCTGGGGAACCGTGGAAGCGGTGGCAGATGAGGCCCGCATTCAGCGCAGCATGGACCTGCTCCAACAGACCCAGGCCCACCTTGACGAGATGGGCTGGACGCATCTCGCATACATTTACACCATCGACGAACCGGGCTGGCAGGCTTTTCCCCAGGTGAAACGGGCTTTTGAGCTTGCTCACACCGCTGCGCCGAAGCTCAAGACGCTGCTCACCTACGGCTATGGGGCGAGTAGACCCATCGAACCCGGTGCGCCGCGCTATGCCGATCTCGCGGGCTACGTGGACATTCACGTGCCCCATTCCGACTGCTATGAGCCGATCTACCTGAAAAAGCGCCAGGAGATGGGCGATGAGATCTGGGCCTATGTGTGCATCTCCGCCCAGCGCCCGTACCTGAACAACTGGGCCATCGACTATCCGGGCATGGATCACCGCCTGCTCTTCTGGCAGCTGTTCGACCACGACATCACCGGGTTCCTCTACTGGCAGATCACCTACTGGCAGGTGAACCCGTGGGAGGACACGCTCACCTACCCAGGCGGCAATGGCGACGGTTCGCTGATCTACCCCGGCCCCGACGGCCCGGTGAACTCGGTGCGCTTCGAGCTGAACCGCGATGGCACCGAAGACTATGACATGCTGGTGATGCTGCGCGATGCAATTGCTGCCCTGAACGCAAAGGGCATCCGGGTGAATGAGGACGCACTGCTGGAGTTCCCGCAACTCACGAAGTCCTGGACGGAGTACAGTGAGGACCCGCGGGTGCTTGAGAACCTGCGGGAGCGCATCGGGGATCGGCTGGAGCACTATACGCGCGTACTGAGCAGATAG
- the proB gene encoding glutamate 5-kinase — protein MDSSQTRRQVRDARRIVIKIGTRVVTGTGPGLDLEFLDRLARQVARLHERDVQVLLVTSGAVHLGRRALGVKKTSEDISLRQAAAAVGQPELMRNYMEAFGAHGLLTAQILMTQDDMRDRHRYVHLSNTLETLLRRGVVPVINENDSVSVEGVTFVENDLLAAMIAAKARADLLLFLSDEEGLYTANPRTHGDAKLIACVLPDDDVERFAEGAGGPESRGGMLKKCEAARLAADCGIPVVMADGRKRNVVLAVLEGEPEGTLFLSRESLSSRKLWLATAARPSGSVLIDQGACRALSRPDGSSLLPVGITGVEGSFEAGDLVRVKGPDGREIARGIVNYSSADVALIQGHHTREIVDVLGHVGHAEVIHRDNMVLTGDGRRNCAG, from the coding sequence ATGGACAGCAGCCAGACCCGCCGGCAAGTGAGAGATGCTCGGCGCATCGTCATCAAGATTGGCACCCGCGTGGTCACCGGCACCGGACCGGGGCTCGACCTGGAGTTCCTGGACCGCCTTGCTCGCCAGGTGGCACGCTTGCATGAGCGTGATGTGCAGGTCTTGCTGGTCACTTCCGGGGCCGTGCATCTTGGCCGCCGGGCCCTGGGTGTGAAGAAGACCAGTGAAGACATCAGCCTGCGCCAGGCGGCCGCTGCGGTGGGGCAGCCCGAGCTCATGCGCAACTACATGGAGGCTTTCGGGGCCCACGGTCTTCTCACCGCGCAGATACTCATGACCCAGGATGACATGCGCGACCGGCACCGATATGTCCACCTGAGCAATACCCTGGAGACCCTTCTGCGCCGTGGCGTGGTGCCCGTCATCAACGAGAACGACTCGGTGTCCGTGGAGGGCGTCACTTTCGTCGAGAACGATCTGCTGGCGGCGATGATCGCGGCCAAGGCGCGCGCGGATCTGCTGCTCTTCCTCTCCGATGAAGAGGGCCTCTACACGGCTAACCCCCGGACTCACGGGGACGCGAAACTCATCGCCTGCGTGCTCCCGGACGACGATGTTGAGCGTTTCGCCGAAGGCGCCGGCGGACCGGAGAGCCGTGGGGGGATGCTCAAGAAGTGCGAGGCTGCGCGCCTCGCGGCAGATTGCGGAATCCCGGTGGTCATGGCCGACGGGCGCAAGCGCAATGTGGTGCTCGCAGTGCTGGAAGGCGAGCCGGAAGGCACCCTGTTCCTGAGCCGCGAATCCCTGTCTTCCCGCAAACTCTGGCTGGCCACCGCCGCACGGCCCAGCGGCTCGGTGCTCATCGATCAGGGAGCCTGCCGCGCATTGAGCCGGCCCGACGGGAGCAGCCTGCTCCCCGTGGGCATTACCGGAGTGGAGGGCAGCTTCGAGGCGGGCGACCTCGTGCGGGTGAAAGGCCCGGACGGCAGGGAGATCGCGCGAGGGATCGTGAACTATTCATCAGCCGATGTGGCGCTGATTCAGGGGCATCACACCCGCGAGATTGTGGATGTCCTGGGCCACGTCGGCCACGCGGAAGTGATTCACCGGGACAACATGGTTCTCACGGGAGACGGGCGGCGCAACTGCGCGGGGTGA
- a CDS encoding right-handed parallel beta-helix repeat-containing protein, whose protein sequence is MSATIFATALGALLVCTLPSLAAGFFVAPDGNDAWSGTLAAPNAARNDGPFATPHRAQAAVRDARLASPGRPVTVTLRAGTYFLPAPLVMGPEDSGSPGSPVRWQAAEGEKVVLSSGRPIADEWSTEDGRIYSTIVPGVADGDWYFRLLRVGDDWATRARYPNADPENPYTGGFLFAKPSRRAKGQFGSAVANIHNRGDFMEWEVEIPATGDYNVFHYYGAHNQPFGRNDMGGRVSFTVDGGEPVLLQNLQDTGGWQSWKWSAKNATLHLEAGKRRIRWTNVEGGGLNYDAFVLCDDPDWIPEGTPPQPPAEGFHMIVVHGETFVKSQGRELSVNLPASRRDFGFDPGELKAWSRPDEIEMHVFPAWGWVSSIEPVAEINLEEGVVSFGERDAAQEIRPGNHYFLENIPEELDTPGEWYLDRETGTLRYWPQSADFRQKEIVAPVSDRIIHIKGAAGEGDSAGNIELIGLTFMDTAYSPTIESPYYPPDAAVWIEDATGCLIEKCTFTRIGGSALNLKGDARENRFLGNLVEYVGQNGVFMVGGEGDRPFPHSNIVAGCTMRHIGLIYKHVAGVYIGRRDPALTNEPGNLIAHNLITDCPRYAIGIKMNQGNNVVEFNEIRRTNMETNDTGGIESCVRNREAPGNIYRYNLVTDTVGLKAMPDGTFATPYYSWGIYMDDHSSSAHIVGNICVRNYRGGVHIHGGQKNIIENNIFVDSTEQQCEFNNIGAQMVDNVFRRNIVYRLKPGGNMIRAGGWNENVLAECDHNLYWSAAAEPAVNFLGMSLEAWREKGYDTNSVVADPLFLDPAKDDYRLQPDSPAFALGFEEIPVEKIGLAGYERGKY, encoded by the coding sequence ATGTCCGCCACGATCTTTGCCACTGCCCTTGGCGCGCTGCTTGTCTGCACTCTGCCGTCGCTTGCGGCGGGGTTCTTCGTTGCCCCGGACGGAAACGACGCCTGGTCCGGGACCCTCGCCGCGCCCAATGCCGCGCGCAACGACGGTCCCTTCGCCACCCCCCACCGAGCCCAGGCGGCGGTGCGCGATGCGCGGCTCGCCAGTCCAGGGCGGCCCGTGACCGTCACGCTCCGCGCGGGCACCTACTTCCTGCCCGCGCCCCTCGTCATGGGGCCCGAGGATTCCGGGTCGCCCGGCAGCCCTGTGCGCTGGCAGGCCGCCGAAGGCGAGAAAGTTGTCCTGAGTTCGGGCAGACCCATCGCTGACGAGTGGTCCACTGAAGACGGGCGCATCTACTCGACCATCGTGCCGGGCGTGGCCGACGGCGACTGGTACTTCCGACTGCTGCGTGTTGGAGATGACTGGGCCACCCGCGCGCGCTACCCCAATGCGGACCCCGAGAACCCGTACACGGGCGGCTTCCTGTTCGCGAAGCCCAGCAGGCGCGCGAAGGGGCAGTTCGGATCGGCGGTTGCCAACATCCACAACCGGGGGGATTTCATGGAGTGGGAAGTGGAAATCCCCGCCACCGGTGACTACAACGTTTTCCACTACTACGGTGCCCACAACCAGCCTTTCGGGCGCAATGACATGGGCGGGCGCGTGAGCTTCACTGTGGATGGCGGCGAACCGGTTCTCCTGCAGAATCTCCAGGACACCGGCGGCTGGCAGTCGTGGAAGTGGTCCGCGAAGAACGCCACGCTGCATCTCGAGGCGGGCAAGCGGCGAATCCGGTGGACCAACGTCGAGGGCGGCGGCCTGAACTACGACGCCTTCGTGCTGTGTGATGACCCGGACTGGATCCCGGAGGGGACACCCCCGCAGCCGCCCGCTGAAGGTTTCCACATGATCGTGGTCCACGGGGAGACTTTCGTGAAGAGTCAGGGCCGGGAACTCAGTGTGAACCTCCCCGCGAGCCGCCGGGACTTCGGCTTCGACCCCGGCGAACTCAAGGCATGGTCGCGGCCGGACGAAATTGAAATGCACGTCTTCCCCGCCTGGGGCTGGGTGAGCTCCATCGAGCCGGTCGCCGAGATCAACCTGGAGGAAGGTGTGGTGTCGTTCGGAGAGCGCGATGCGGCCCAGGAGATCCGGCCCGGCAACCACTACTTCCTCGAAAACATCCCCGAGGAACTGGACACCCCCGGCGAGTGGTATCTCGACCGGGAGACGGGAACACTCCGCTACTGGCCGCAGAGCGCGGACTTCCGGCAGAAGGAGATCGTGGCGCCTGTTTCCGACCGTATCATCCACATCAAAGGCGCGGCGGGCGAGGGCGACAGCGCGGGGAACATCGAACTGATTGGCCTGACCTTCATGGATACGGCCTACAGCCCGACCATAGAGAGCCCGTACTATCCGCCGGACGCGGCCGTCTGGATTGAGGACGCCACCGGCTGCCTCATCGAGAAGTGCACCTTCACTCGCATCGGTGGAAGCGCCCTGAATCTCAAAGGGGACGCACGGGAGAACCGCTTCCTGGGTAACCTGGTGGAATATGTCGGGCAGAACGGTGTGTTCATGGTGGGTGGCGAAGGCGACAGGCCTTTCCCCCACTCCAACATCGTTGCGGGCTGCACCATGCGGCACATCGGGCTCATCTACAAGCATGTTGCGGGGGTGTACATCGGCCGGCGCGACCCCGCTCTCACCAATGAGCCGGGCAATCTCATCGCCCACAACCTTATCACCGACTGCCCGCGATATGCCATCGGCATCAAGATGAACCAGGGCAACAATGTAGTGGAGTTCAATGAGATTCGCCGCACTAACATGGAGACCAATGACACCGGCGGCATCGAGAGCTGTGTGCGCAATCGGGAGGCCCCCGGCAACATCTACCGCTACAACCTGGTCACCGATACCGTGGGCCTCAAGGCCATGCCCGACGGCACTTTCGCGACGCCGTACTACAGTTGGGGCATCTACATGGACGACCACTCCAGCAGCGCACATATCGTGGGCAACATCTGCGTGCGGAACTACCGCGGAGGGGTGCACATTCACGGCGGGCAGAAGAACATCATTGAGAATAATATCTTCGTGGACTCCACCGAGCAGCAGTGCGAGTTCAACAACATCGGCGCGCAGATGGTGGACAACGTGTTCCGGCGGAACATCGTCTACCGGCTCAAACCGGGCGGGAACATGATTCGCGCCGGCGGCTGGAACGAGAATGTCCTGGCCGAATGTGACCATAACCTCTACTGGAGCGCCGCCGCGGAACCGGCGGTGAACTTCCTGGGAATGAGCCTGGAGGCGTGGCGCGAGAAGGGCTACGACACCAACTCGGTGGTTGCGGACCCGCTCTTCCTGGACCCGGCGAAGGACGACTACCGTCTGCAGCCGGACTCCCCCGCCTTCGCCCTGGGCTTCGAGGAGATTCCGGTGGAAAAGATCGGATTGGCGGGTTACGAGCGGGGGAAGTACTGA
- a CDS encoding lysophospholipid acyltransferase family protein, protein MEERIVGIHTDPRLAYKARKSRLRRFGERVLVRTIAVTVYPLLWALPLPALRGIARVMAVLGRLTSPARTRLADENIRGVYGASITDAEVLRIRNGAALNAFKTMAELLKLRWLTDDQVRALTRIEGREHLDAALARGNGVCIVTAHLGNWELAAAAFAVAGYPMNVVARDADDPVMRELINGSRRSKGINVFGRQDVRQLVKILRGNEIVALVPDQHASEAAVRIKFLGRVADTHTGPATFALRLGTAIVPVFAVRQPDDTIRVEVHPALELPNTGDRQSDILASTQMINDALGEGILKHPEQWLWFHNRWKAEKQIASSGS, encoded by the coding sequence ATGGAGGAGAGAATCGTCGGGATCCACACTGACCCTCGACTAGCCTACAAGGCCCGCAAGAGCCGCTTGCGACGGTTCGGCGAACGGGTGCTGGTGCGCACCATCGCAGTCACCGTCTACCCGCTGCTGTGGGCTCTGCCGCTTCCGGCGCTGCGTGGGATCGCCAGGGTAATGGCCGTCCTGGGACGTTTGACTTCGCCTGCGCGGACACGTCTGGCAGACGAGAACATCCGCGGGGTCTACGGGGCCTCCATCACTGATGCTGAGGTCCTTCGCATACGCAACGGCGCGGCGCTCAATGCATTCAAGACCATGGCGGAGCTCCTCAAGCTCCGGTGGCTGACGGACGATCAGGTGCGGGCGCTGACAAGGATTGAGGGCCGGGAGCATCTGGATGCCGCACTGGCGCGGGGGAATGGAGTCTGTATCGTAACCGCCCACCTGGGCAACTGGGAGCTTGCGGCCGCAGCGTTTGCCGTTGCAGGCTATCCGATGAACGTGGTCGCGCGCGATGCCGACGACCCGGTCATGCGCGAACTGATCAACGGCTCCCGCCGCAGCAAAGGAATCAATGTCTTTGGCCGTCAGGACGTGCGCCAGCTTGTGAAGATCCTGCGTGGCAATGAAATCGTGGCACTCGTGCCCGACCAGCATGCAAGTGAGGCGGCAGTGCGGATCAAGTTCCTCGGCCGCGTCGCCGACACCCACACCGGTCCGGCCACTTTTGCGCTGCGACTGGGCACTGCCATCGTACCCGTGTTCGCCGTGCGTCAGCCGGATGATACGATTCGGGTCGAGGTCCACCCGGCACTCGAGTTGCCAAACACGGGAGATCGCCAGAGTGACATCCTCGCATCGACACAGATGATCAATGACGCCCTGGGCGAGGGTATCCTCAAGCACCCCGAGCAGTGGCTGTGGTTTCATAATCGCTGGAAGGCGGAGAAACAGATTGCCTCCAGCGGGTCCTGA
- the lpxK gene encoding tetraacyldisaccharide 4'-kinase has product MASDRMRDRWEGLITGQATGPMATLGRLGLEALAGLYGAGLQANHAIYNFGLKARTVPALPVISVGNLSLGGTGKTTATAYIARLLSDRCMPGIVLRGYRRRSERGPVLVSDGERVLAPLEEAGDEAIMLARSLPGCAVAVGKRREVTIELLRNSTGVRIVILDDGFQYFRMARRLDIVLLDALAGSGGTGLFPAGRLREPWRNLARAHQIWITHADLAPVETVEKLAQLASRHCPGGLLCVTRHQTGALRPLINGMRVSERLEGLHVLALSGLGNPVSFERGLEELGARVTPLRFADHHAYSERDWHCVRQACEAASADLIVTTEKDAVKLPDPPADSPPVAVLGCELAFMQGEDAARQQISEVCEELDGGENRRDPH; this is encoded by the coding sequence ATGGCTTCGGACCGCATGCGCGACCGCTGGGAAGGGCTGATCACCGGACAGGCCACGGGTCCGATGGCGACCCTCGGGCGTCTCGGGCTCGAGGCGCTGGCGGGGCTTTACGGGGCAGGTCTGCAGGCGAACCACGCCATCTATAATTTTGGCCTGAAGGCGCGAACTGTTCCGGCCTTGCCCGTCATCAGCGTTGGCAACCTGAGTCTTGGCGGAACCGGAAAGACCACGGCAACCGCTTACATCGCCCGTTTGCTGAGCGACCGGTGCATGCCCGGCATCGTCCTTCGCGGCTATCGGCGGCGGTCCGAACGGGGACCCGTGTTGGTGTCCGATGGCGAGCGCGTCCTGGCGCCCCTGGAAGAGGCCGGCGACGAGGCCATCATGCTTGCCCGCAGTCTCCCTGGCTGCGCGGTTGCTGTGGGGAAGCGCCGAGAGGTAACCATCGAGCTACTAAGGAACTCCACAGGCGTCCGGATCGTCATTCTAGATGATGGGTTCCAGTATTTCCGGATGGCACGGCGTCTTGACATTGTGCTCCTCGACGCCCTGGCGGGCTCTGGCGGGACTGGCCTGTTCCCCGCCGGCCGTCTCCGGGAGCCCTGGCGGAACCTTGCCCGGGCGCACCAGATCTGGATAACCCATGCGGATCTGGCGCCGGTCGAAACGGTGGAGAAACTGGCCCAGCTCGCATCTCGGCACTGCCCCGGTGGCCTCCTCTGCGTGACACGTCACCAGACGGGAGCCCTGCGACCGCTCATCAATGGAATGAGGGTCTCGGAGCGACTCGAGGGACTGCACGTGCTGGCCTTGTCAGGCCTCGGGAATCCCGTGTCCTTCGAGCGCGGTCTCGAGGAACTCGGAGCCAGGGTGACGCCCCTGCGATTCGCAGACCACCACGCCTATTCGGAACGCGACTGGCATTGCGTTCGGCAGGCCTGTGAAGCAGCGAGTGCCGACCTGATCGTCACAACCGAGAAGGACGCGGTGAAGCTGCCTGATCCGCCGGCAGATTCACCTCCCGTGGCCGTGCTTGGGTGTGAACTTGCATTCATGCAGGGCGAGGACGCAGCCCGTCAGCAGATATCCGAGGTGTGTGAGGAGCTTGATGGAGGAGAGAATCGTCGGGATCCACACTGA